In Ctenopharyngodon idella isolate HZGC_01 chromosome 1, HZGC01, whole genome shotgun sequence, a single genomic region encodes these proteins:
- the LOC127518759 gene encoding uncharacterized protein LOC127518759 isoform X2, translated as MERSRLALVTLMCVLLFSQNRMYGAEVEIKVRPGDNITLYCDRSLTLHFNFVWIRNCSHENQPSLIINVMSLDLGTLKRFSSVYNRSSNSYDLHINNISVSDLGLYYCAEVENKVFEDEKGRTSGFEVYYYGNQKTRLSLAEEVTSCSGLLNITSTPRVSDCVLCWTLLFSVCPVCVLLSSICLFCLCQRKTTDAVADQKDLSRGRNTIEGEDEEVCYASLDVKTRRQKQRKTKRVQCSDFSTYAQVRTDRE; from the exons ATGGAGAGGTCAAGACTTGCTCTCGTCACACTCATGT gtgttttgtTGTTCAGTCAAAACAGAATGTATGGAGCAGAAGTGGAGATTAAAGTCAGACCAGGAGACAACATCACTCTCTACTGTGATCGCTCTTTAACTCTTCATTTTAACTTTGTATGGATAAGAAACTGCTCTCATGAAAATCAACCCTCTcttataataaatgtaatgagTTTGGACCTGGGGACATTAAAGCGTTTCAGCTCTGTCTACAACCGCTCCAGTAATTCTTATGATCTACATATTAATAACATCAGTGTCTCTGATCTGGGACTGTATTACTGTGCAGAAGTAGAGAATAAAGTATTTGAAGATGAAAAAGGCAGGACCTCCGGATTTGAAGTGTACTATTATGGAAACCAAAAAACTCGTCTCTCTCTTGCAG aggAAGTAACTTCATGTTCTGGACTCTTGAACATCACCTCCACTCCTCGTGTATCAGACTGTGTTCTCTGCTGGACGCTGCTGTTCAGTGTGTGTCCGGTGTGTGTTCTCCTCTCCTCCATCTGTCTGTTCTGCCTCTGTCAGAGGAAAACTACAG ATGCTGTGGCAGATCAAAAAGACCTTTCGAGAGGTAGAAATACCATTGAG GGTGAGGATGAAGAGGTGTGTTATGCATCTTTAGACGTGAAAACCAGGAGACAAAAACAACGCAAGACAAAGCGAGTGCAGTGTTCAGACTTCAGTACATATGCTCAG
- the LOC127518759 gene encoding uncharacterized protein LOC127518759 isoform X1 — translation MERSRLALVTLMCVLLFSQNRMYGAEVEIKVRPGDNITLYCDRSLTLHFNFVWIRNCSHENQPSLIINVMSLDLGTLKRFSSVYNRSSNSYDLHINNISVSDLGLYYCAEVENKVFEDEKGRTSGFEVYYYGNQKTRLSLAEEVTSCSGLLNITSTPRVSDCVLCWTLLFSVCPVCVLLSSICLFCLCQRKTTDAVADQKDLSRGRNTIEGEDEEVCYASLDVKTRRQKQRKTKRVQCSDFSTYAQVRTDTEWN, via the exons ATGGAGAGGTCAAGACTTGCTCTCGTCACACTCATGT gtgttttgtTGTTCAGTCAAAACAGAATGTATGGAGCAGAAGTGGAGATTAAAGTCAGACCAGGAGACAACATCACTCTCTACTGTGATCGCTCTTTAACTCTTCATTTTAACTTTGTATGGATAAGAAACTGCTCTCATGAAAATCAACCCTCTcttataataaatgtaatgagTTTGGACCTGGGGACATTAAAGCGTTTCAGCTCTGTCTACAACCGCTCCAGTAATTCTTATGATCTACATATTAATAACATCAGTGTCTCTGATCTGGGACTGTATTACTGTGCAGAAGTAGAGAATAAAGTATTTGAAGATGAAAAAGGCAGGACCTCCGGATTTGAAGTGTACTATTATGGAAACCAAAAAACTCGTCTCTCTCTTGCAG aggAAGTAACTTCATGTTCTGGACTCTTGAACATCACCTCCACTCCTCGTGTATCAGACTGTGTTCTCTGCTGGACGCTGCTGTTCAGTGTGTGTCCGGTGTGTGTTCTCCTCTCCTCCATCTGTCTGTTCTGCCTCTGTCAGAGGAAAACTACAG ATGCTGTGGCAGATCAAAAAGACCTTTCGAGAGGTAGAAATACCATTGAG GGTGAGGATGAAGAGGTGTGTTATGCATCTTTAGACGTGAAAACCAGGAGACAAAAACAACGCAAGACAAAGCGAGTGCAGTGTTCAGACTTCAGTACATATGCTCAGGTCAGAACAGACACGGAATGGAACTAA
- the LOC127518855 gene encoding uncharacterized protein LOC127518855 gives MCVLLFSQNRIYGAEVEMKVRPGDNITLYCDRSVTLGFRFVWIRNCSHENQPSLEIDYTKWFWNTLKRFSSVHNRSSNSYDLHITNISVSDLGLYYCAEVENKVHKDENGIISSSEVYYYGNRTTRLSLAEEVTSCSGLLNITSTPRVSDCVLCWTLLFSVCPVCVLLFSLLSSICVYCLCQRKTADSEQSAEILTANVIKGDPTEKHQCETSKTGKICLHTEVSYRLLTSSYPYAKM, from the exons ATGT GTGTTTTGTTGTTCAGTCAGAACAGAATCTATGGAGCAGAAGTGGAGATGAAAGTCAGACCAGGAGACAACATCACTCTCTACTGTGATCGCTCTGTAACTCTTGGTTTCCGCTTTGTATGGATAAGAAACTGCTCTCATGAAAATCAACCCTCTCTCGAAATAGATTATACAAAATGGTTCTGGAACACATTAAAGCGTTTCAGCTCTGTCCACAACCGCTCCAGTAATTCTTATGATCTACATATTACTAACATCAGTGTCTCTGATCTGGGACTGTATTACTGTGCAGAAGTAGAGAATAAAGTACATAAAGATGAAAACGGCATCATCTCCTCATCTGAAGTGTACTATTATGGAAACCGAACAACTCGTCTCTCTCTTGCAG AGGAAGTAACTTCATGTTCTGGACTCTTGAACATCACCTCCACTCCTCGTGTATCAGACTGTGTTCTCTGCTGGACGCTGCTGTTCAGTGTGTGTCCGGTGTGTGTTCTCCTCTTCTCACTCCTGTCCTCCATCTGTGTGTACTGCCTCTGTCAGAGGAAAACTGCAG ATTCTGAGCAGAGTGCAGAGATACTCACTGCAAATGTTATTAAG GGGGATCCTACAGAGAAACATCAGTGTGAGACGAGTAAAACTGGAAAGATCTGCCTCCACACTGAAGTCTCTTATAGACTGCTGACATCTTCATATCCCTATGCCAAGATGTGA